Proteins from a genomic interval of Zingiber officinale cultivar Zhangliang chromosome 2A, Zo_v1.1, whole genome shotgun sequence:
- the LOC122043808 gene encoding uncharacterized protein LOC122043808 has translation MSDKSWPGGGEAETRTEVISAACACCGLTEDCTPEYVESVRERFGGRWVCGLCGEAVEDEIGRAGRWISTEEALSRHMSFSESFRAAGPPVDTAEPMIAAMRQLLRRSLDSPRATPSSPRRDVEEGGGTPSRRSLARQSSYLSTAAR, from the coding sequence ATGTCGGACAAGTCGTGGCCCGGAGGAGGCGAGGCGGAGACGCGGACGGAGGTCATCTCGGCGGCGTGCGCGTGCTGCGGGCTGACGGAGGACTGCACGCCGGAGTACGTCGAGTCGGTCCGGGAGCGGTTCGGCGGGCGTTGGGTGTGCGGTCTATGCGGCGAGGCGGTCGAGGACGAAATCGGCCGCGCCGGGAGGTGGATCTCCACCGAGGAGGCGCTCAGCCGCCACATGAGCTTCTCCGAGAGCTTCCGCGCCGCCGGTCCGCCTGTCGACACCGCGGAGCCCATGATCGCCGCCATGCGGCAGCTCCTCCGCCGGAGCCTCGACTCGCCGCGGGCCACGCCGAGCAGCCCTCGCCGGGATGTGGAAGAGGGCGGCGGCACCCCCAGCCGCCGGTCACTCGCGCGGCAGAGCAGCTACCTCTCCACAGCGGCCCGGTGA